The window CCAtactttatttataaatttcatgtttaagaaataatttcccgtaatttattttttattatataacaatgtaaagcttaacatttttcaataataatataaaattcaaaatattatattattttgaatttttgaaaagcAGCAACTAATAGAATTTGTTGATTATAACGCCATCATTTAATAACACTTTCTTCATTaccttatacatatattttcattgtttaaataatataagattATGTATTATAAGAACTAGTTATaatacactttatatcgtatttgGTGTTATTTTACTTACAAAAGTGTAAGAAACATGTTTTAAAAGTTTCACAAGTTTTCGCAAAAAAGCTGATTATTTGATTCGTTTTAATCATTTTAGAACAAtaatattatatcataattaAAAAGGACAGTGTAAATAGTAAGAAATATATCTCTAGAAACcatttaatacatatatattgttcatatacattatattgtataaaaatatgtCACGTGTAAACGCTAACCAATTCCGAACGATCAACCATAGTAATGAATGAAACTTTTACTaacatatttgttatatttttctaaataaaatgAGACCAAATATATACCACGGTATAATTTGAAGCATATTCGGAAGCAGATATAATATATGGTaaactaataaaaaatatataaactgAATAAATAGTATAGAAAGAACTATATTTAATTATTGCTACTATCTATCTCAGATAGAAAAGTAGAATCGTACAATGAAATAGGCTTTTGTAGCGTGACACCATATCGATTATAGCTTGTTTATGATGGAACTAAATAGGTTCTTATATATGCTGGAATAGAACAACTTCCACACTTGGTCGCGTGATGCAGCTCCTGTATTGTAGAACAACCAGACCAGTGGCGTGAGTATTCTCATTTCTTCATTGGCGTAACATGCTATGAATGtctcagagagagagagagacggagaCACTCTACTTATCTCTGTCTGGCGAGAACACTAACTTTGCTATCTTCCATGTTGATTTCTCACGACTAGTCATGACTCAATTTTCGGACGGTTTTCCCTAGTGAGTGTCGAGACCTGTTTATATAACCATGGTTCATTTTGTGGCCAATATAGTTTGAAAATCGCACAATTTTACTGTGGGAATTCCTATAGATGATAGCAGACGACAGATTTATCAGAAACTGTTTTAGAACTAGCACAAGTTGTTATTACACAAACATAATTTTTGTAATCATCAAGAATCATATTTTAGTATTCTATTGACTACATGTACAACTAGTTAGTACTTTTCTAACAAAAATTTTTgtgaatatacatattttttccaataataattatatataaatattacaattttacaatAGAAAAATTTTCATGTAAATGGAAGTAATATACATAATGTTTTAGAAAAGATTCTGATCTTAAGACTTAAAGATCTTATAGCATTCaccaaataaaaaatatctaaatAACATTGGTTATAAAAGCAATCCTTTCGATATAAAATcaacttttattatttattaacgttGGATACCATAAGTGAATCTTTTCGCAACACATTGAATTCTATAGTTAATGAAAGCGACGTATTCACTTGTATGTAAGTAGTACTTATATACATAATACTATCCTACATACATAGTTCGGTTTATCATTCTTTAGAAGTCTCTTTAATGTTACGCATAATTGGTTGACAGTGTATTTTTTGAAAGTTTGGAAGACAACGAATAATTTTACATGCAGACTATTATGAAAACCACTTACAATTTATACAATTAtgtatattcatataaactCGGAATAATTGAGTTGAATTTCACAATGACGAGTTAAATCATTTAAATGCCAAAAATTAAAGAATGGATGTTACGGATAATGTTGATGGAGCTTTAGATCCTCGAATACAGGTAATtatctttataaaaataattttttcatttcttttgcttatgtcaataaatatatatttctttaagttataggttatatgcgTAAATAAATGATTACTAAATGCAAACGCAATGCCTAATACAGCCTGGTACCATGTTCCACTTTGCTTTCACTTCATTTTCATTctcaacttttgtcaaatagtaaatgtatatatctaatAGTAGTTATTTAATTGTAGATTATTATTTTGATAATGTTCTTAAAATAGttgtttaatatataatatctatTGTTTCAAACAATGTATaacatgtaaatatttttatttccttaATGTTATTAGTTAATATCAAAATAATAATTgtctttattataataataattattattattttaacgaataatttgtaaatagtaattcatacaaattaaaattattatttgatcCATAATTTATCAAATGTAAAAATTGTCTGCTGGAATTCActgttttttattaaataggAAATTTGTAATTATAAACATTAAAGTCTTTGTAATAGTAAAAATATCAACcattaagaaataaaaagaataggaattatataataattacaataattagaaATACTTCCATGAAATTTAACTatatataaaaaacaatatctcaaagaatatatgaaatccagttataattttttataacattGAAAATACAAAATACTAATATATTGCATATTagacaaaattatatatagcATATAGAAATTGTCATTAAAAAATAAGTGCCACGAAATTATTCAGTATAAATCATTTTGAATTTTTAGATTGAGTTAGAGAATTTGAACGATGCAACAGATGATATAAATAAACTTGAAACAGAATTGGATGTAAGTATTATTAATTCTTTCAGACAATGAAGTTAAAAGCTTTTTGTACTTTGTGTATAAGCTATATTAGGATATTGATTAAATGATTTTACATAACATTTATGATGTTCAATTTGTATATAAATgtattagtttttttttaataatatttaattcttaatgatatataatatttattgttcaGGAAGCTCACACTGCTTTTAGGCAACTATTATCTGAAACTACCAAAAGATTAAAGGAAATATTAAGTAAAGTAGGAAATAGTTGCGTTGAAAAAGCAAGGTGTTATTATGAAGCACTTGAAGTGGCACGCCAAGCTCAGGTGAGACCATAATtaagatatttattaaattttgagATATAATTGAACAAAATTTGATATAGATAAAATGTCAACAACAAGCTCAACTATTCCAAAGAGCAAGCGAAATTCATGTGGCGGCAAAAGAAACTGTGGCATTAGCTGAAAGTAGATTTATGTCACATCAACATGAATGGAATTTTGATCAAGCATGGCAGGATATGCTAAATCATGCAACGCTTAAAGTAAATATGATAAATTAATAAAcattaaactatatataaaaaagaaatggtGATGATTATGttgaaacatatacatatgaatatgatgaagaaagaataaaaattaaagttcggttcagttaattttaattatattatgacTTAGGTTATGGATGCTGAAAATCAAAAAGCAGAATGTGGTAGAGAACATTACAGAAGGGCAATATTGTTTCATAATGCTGAGAAAAGATTGTTACAACTGGAGGAAAAACACCGTCGTTCCATAATAAAAGCGCGACCATATTTCGAAGTCAAAGCACAGTGTGATCAAATGTTAGCAACTCAGAAAGAACGAGTCGAATGTTTACAAAAAGCAATACAAGATGCAAAGACTAATTATGCCACAAGTCTCCGTAGGTTGGAAGAAATTAGTAATCAAATACATCAACAGCGTCGAGATTATGGTATATActacttcatattattttgaTCAATAATTCTTTATAGTTAAATTTTTTAACTTTATAATTATATCTttaattatatcttttaaatCGCATTTACAGATTTTATAGCTAATGGACCCAGAGAACCAGGCGTTGGTGCAGAATTAGTTAGTCCACAAAAGAATTCAAACTATGATGTAGAATTTAACCAATTAAGTGGcaataaaataaaggatttcATGAATAATCGgcaaaagaaatataataggATACAAGATTATGATGTGAGTAAATACTTTATTATGTTTTTGTTATAAAAATTTGTGCACCAATAAACATTAATTCTTTATTGTTTCTTGTATTACAGAATGATTATCAATTACAAGAAGATACTGAAAATCTTGGGAAAAGATCGGTTGATGGAAGCGAAGCAATATCTTCTCAATGGGAGTTTGAACTAGAAGCtaacatagaaaatttgaataatttatcTATCAACAATTCCGTGCTTGATCATGATAGTAAAAACGAAAGTATGTCTGATTTACGTTTCTATAACGAGGAAAATGCAAAATCAAATAATTTCATACaagaattaaattataaactTTTGCAAGATACAGATCACTTTATGCAAAATTTAAGTCAatcaaaaaaattattaaatgattttCAAATGTTGAAAAATTCATTTGTAAATACGCGTTTAACGAAACATTTTGAGGAACCAAATTCAGTGAAAAGTGAAGTTATTGATTCAGTAATGTCAAACAAACATAAAAGTAATTTAAAGAATTGTGTATCGAAATCGTTAAATAATACTCCTATAAAAACAAATATACTTAGTTTCAGCTCGAAATTTACAGAAATGAGTATACGTCAATGTATAGCAAAATATGTGCCAAATAATGTTTTCAATTTTGGTTTTAGTAATAACAAATCTCAAAGTAGCAGCGATATTAATTTATCTTTAAATCTTGATACCAATTCCATGGAAAAACAACAAAGTTTAGATGATATTATAGATCATAAGACTGATCGTGAGAATCTCAAATTTGATAATGTTACAAACTtagaatataataatacgttgAAAATAAAAGAAGCTAATGATAATGGCCTAAATACCGCAAAAAAAGTCCATGATGCACAATTTAATGACTTTAACAGGATAAATTTACAACCGAAGTTTAGATCTAATTCTACA of the Bombus affinis isolate iyBomAffi1 chromosome 6, iyBomAffi1.2, whole genome shotgun sequence genome contains:
- the LOC126917241 gene encoding uncharacterized protein PF3D7_1120600-like isoform X2, whose product is MDVTDNVDGALDPRIQIELENLNDATDDINKLETELDEAHTAFRQLLSETTKRLKEILSKVGNSCVEKARCYYEALEVARQAQIKCQQQAQLFQRASEIHVAAKETVALAESRFMSHQHEWNFDQAWQDMLNHATLKVMDAENQKAECGREHYRRAILFHNAEKRLLQLEEKHRRSIIKARPYFEVKAQCDQMLATQKERVECLQKAIQDAKTNYATSLRRLEEISNQIHQQRRDYDFIANGPREPGVGAELVSPQKNSNYDVEFNQLSGNKIKDFMNNRQKKYNRIQDYDNDYQLQEDTENLGKRSVDGSEAISSQWEFELEANIENLNNLSINNSVLDHDSKNESMSDLRFYNEENAKSNNFIQELNYKLLQDTDHFMQNLSQSKKLLNDFQMLKNSFVNTRLTKHFEEPNSVKSEVIDSVMSNKHKSNLKNCVSKSLNNTPIKTNILSFSSKFTEMSIRQCIAKYVPNNVFNFGFSNNKSQSSSDINLSLNLDTNSMEKQQSLDDIIDHKTDRENLKFDNVTNLEYNNTLKIKEANDNGLNTAKKVHDAQFNDFNRINLQPKFRSNSTHFLSFSASLSPIEVKSIVNLSTEKSLNRNLTDWNQSVPKPKKEQLSVNELPLLSLFEEGNSLINSKTKSFSMINLGENRNFVLSGDLCLNNTKTLSTEKLANLKDGFFFKSTR
- the LOC126917241 gene encoding uncharacterized protein PF3D7_1120600-like isoform X1, coding for MPNTAWYHVPLCFHFIFILNFCQIVNIELENLNDATDDINKLETELDEAHTAFRQLLSETTKRLKEILSKVGNSCVEKARCYYEALEVARQAQIKCQQQAQLFQRASEIHVAAKETVALAESRFMSHQHEWNFDQAWQDMLNHATLKVMDAENQKAECGREHYRRAILFHNAEKRLLQLEEKHRRSIIKARPYFEVKAQCDQMLATQKERVECLQKAIQDAKTNYATSLRRLEEISNQIHQQRRDYDFIANGPREPGVGAELVSPQKNSNYDVEFNQLSGNKIKDFMNNRQKKYNRIQDYDNDYQLQEDTENLGKRSVDGSEAISSQWEFELEANIENLNNLSINNSVLDHDSKNESMSDLRFYNEENAKSNNFIQELNYKLLQDTDHFMQNLSQSKKLLNDFQMLKNSFVNTRLTKHFEEPNSVKSEVIDSVMSNKHKSNLKNCVSKSLNNTPIKTNILSFSSKFTEMSIRQCIAKYVPNNVFNFGFSNNKSQSSSDINLSLNLDTNSMEKQQSLDDIIDHKTDRENLKFDNVTNLEYNNTLKIKEANDNGLNTAKKVHDAQFNDFNRINLQPKFRSNSTHFLSFSASLSPIEVKSIVNLSTEKSLNRNLTDWNQSVPKPKKEQLSVNELPLLSLFEEGNSLINSKTKSFSMINLGENRNFVLSGDLCLNNTKTLSTEKLANLKDGFFFKSTR